The Papilio machaon chromosome 15, ilPapMach1.1, whole genome shotgun sequence region ctcctcagtggggatgtatagtgaacTGATGATATATCGACAGAGATAAATAAAGTGAAACATCGGGTTgatgttattgtttaaaacaaaatttctttCACAACTTTTCaacttaaaacttttaaacttaaataatattatgacatagatttataaaaaaatccttagcaggactttatttaatgatcatttagttttatttagtttgttttaaggGTGAATTAAAGCCGTGTCatcggaaataaaaaaatcacatactGTGTGCAACAAGTGCGCAATCTCGCGGCGTCGTACACGAGCAGTAGCGAGGTGGAGGAGAGACGCAGAGGACGAGCTCGTGACGCCCAACGCTGCAGCGCCCACAGCCCCGCCAGCTGCTGCAGCACCAGCGCGCGACATGCCGCACCCCCAACACCCCCCACACCACCAACACCCCCCACCTCACCCGCGTTCAGGTAGTTGCGGATAGCTAGCACAACAAATTGAACTCTAATCAACTTTAACCCTTTTCTCATCATCGGTTCAAATTTAACCGATcacaatatcaataaaaaacatgacagTTTGTAGGTTTGTAAAGGGAGTGTCACAATGTAGTGTGTTCTCACCGGCGATGACCATCTGTCCGTGCAGACGCTTGCCGTGGTCCTTGCCGTACTTGTGCAGGTCACCGCGGTCCAGGCGGTACACCTGGTATCCGGGGATGCAGAAGCAGAACTCCTGCTTGCAGCGCCGGTACTTGCTCTCCTCGCTCGCGATCTTCTCCGCGCTCGCGAACTTATCCCAAGTCCGCTTACCTGTGCAGTAGTGCAAAACTAAAAGTCTAAACAGTCTAAGGAACAAGATCAGAAGACGCCACCATACATGAATCCATGTTTAACTGTCAAGAGTTAGAGACAGTTACTAAATCCACGATAACTGTTGCAAAAATCCTACCAATCTTGACATCCATAATGCAAGGTTCCAGCATCCTCTCAGTGAGGTCTTCCAGCATGATGTACTCCAGTTCATGTCCGTTGTAAGCGAACTGCCGCACGCCGTAGTACTGCGGCGTGAACTTGCGCAGCTCCAGCAAGTCAGGGTCCTTGGTGGTGGCCAGCCTCTCGTAGAACTCCACTTCGCGCTTCTGAGATTCCTTTAATATCGGCTTTAGTATCCTGCCGTTGCTGCATTGAAGAAGACCTGCAGGTACACAACTTTCAGAGCCGACTCGCCTTGGGGAACATgacattgaatttttattctagTACCACAGATAACAATTGATCaacatttagaaataatgTTCATTCTTTTGTAATGCTCAATTTAGCAAAGTGACCTCTCGAGAGTGTACAATGACGGAAAATAAAGGTTcacaagtaaaagaaaaagaggGATTCACAGAAATCATTAAAAGAacgtaaaaaagtatttaaatctaTGAGCTAAGTAATACATACCTAGATACTTTGTATCCTTTGTGGTTTGGTGTCCAGCGACCTGGAGCGCGTATTTGTGGACCTCCGGAGACTCTGTCGGCAACACAAAAGGTCGCGCCGTCATCTCGTCCTCGCGAGGACGCAGCCCGTAGTGTACCTATTcacaattataaacaaaactttctATTTACGGCAAAACAAGTCCCCATACtgaatcttttaaaatgatatt contains the following coding sequences:
- the LOC106713113 gene encoding inositol polyphosphate multikinase, encoding MSDVCQKQKKRQPIRRMRSIYQVHYGLRPREDEMTARPFVLPTESPEVHKYALQVAGHQTTKDTKYLGLLQCSNGRILKPILKESQKREVEFYERLATTKDPDLLELRKFTPQYYGVRQFAYNGHELEYIMLEDLTERMLEPCIMDVKIGKRTWDKFASAEKIASEESKYRRCKQEFCFCIPGYQVYRLDRGDLHKYGKDHGKRLHGQMVIAAIRNYLNAGEVGGVGGVGGVGGAACRALVLQQLAGLWALQRWASRARPLRLSSTSLLLVYDAARLRTCCTQNRSSYKPITRRKSIHSTDSPTAGSNFSGQLGSQGPVYRKVNSVPLSPMSFTRKYFSPPPPITSPWSEALERLNHNHSFEHNYENKLSKIKMNYRATLDQLCSELPHPNPWGAVKLIDFAHAYFDEDEHKIDYNFKEGIDSLVQIFEMLLQETDDQVF